The following are encoded in a window of Fischerella sp. PCC 9605 genomic DNA:
- a CDS encoding CRISPR-associated protein Cmr3, producing the protein MLKSFEYLIAIRPLGMMYGSKGAFLSPENLVGRSGTKFPPDASTLSGLIFSANKISKTYTQEELRHELVVAGPFWADCEDKQDFYVPIPWHQIISEHGVDTWVIRNGQWYRENAAKKLEPDYQWQKIGAWGKPARVIKSNQSAAKSPWKSVSFLHPQMEVNQRCVKNSGGLFLESAVQLPEEYCLVYLATYPIEAGWYRFGGENHIVEIECEKITRKKILELFEQPIERAFALIVPGVWGSTRFSHRYPLEFEETFGTPLLLTDKPIPYRYRATGRLGRGRYAVPAGSVYVLNKPIGKSWRNWDETWFPNEGYSLQKVGCGLCLPVNIDGVE; encoded by the coding sequence ATGCTCAAATCCTTTGAATACCTGATTGCAATTCGCCCGTTAGGTATGATGTACGGGAGTAAAGGGGCGTTTTTGTCACCTGAAAATCTCGTTGGTCGTTCGGGAACCAAGTTTCCACCTGATGCAAGTACACTTTCTGGGCTAATATTTAGTGCGAATAAAATTAGCAAAACCTATACACAAGAAGAGTTACGTCATGAACTTGTAGTGGCGGGCCCATTTTGGGCAGACTGCGAGGATAAACAAGATTTTTATGTACCTATTCCCTGGCATCAAATTATCTCCGAACATGGAGTTGATACTTGGGTTATCCGTAATGGTCAATGGTATCGAGAAAATGCAGCAAAAAAGCTCGAACCTGACTATCAATGGCAAAAAATTGGTGCTTGGGGTAAACCAGCCCGCGTCATCAAATCAAACCAGTCGGCGGCAAAATCACCGTGGAAAAGCGTCAGCTTTTTACATCCGCAGATGGAAGTTAATCAACGCTGCGTCAAAAATTCGGGTGGTTTGTTTCTAGAAAGCGCGGTTCAACTACCAGAGGAATATTGTTTGGTTTACCTAGCGACTTATCCCATCGAAGCAGGATGGTATCGTTTCGGGGGTGAAAACCATATCGTCGAAATCGAGTGCGAGAAAATTACCCGCAAAAAGATACTCGAACTATTTGAGCAACCAATTGAACGTGCATTCGCATTAATTGTACCCGGTGTTTGGGGTTCGACGCGGTTTTCGCACCGCTACCCCCTTGAGTTTGAGGAAACCTTTGGCACGCCACTACTCTTAACCGATAAACCTATCCCCTACCGCTACCGCGCCACAGGTAGGTTAGGACGCGGACGTTACGCAGTTCCAGCAGGAAGCGTATATGTCTTAAATAAACCAATTGGTAAATCATGGCGGAATTGGGACGAAACGTGGTTTCCTAACGAAGGCTACAGCCTGCAAAAAGTTGGCTGTGGATTATGTCTACCTGTGAATATTGATGGAGTTGAGTAA
- a CDS encoding RAMP superfamily CRISPR-associated protein encodes MYKRAHGIIETLSPLHVGAAAGEESGNLNLIFRDQFTQTGIIPASSLRGRFRADMRQCFDDEAQGNAQVNYWYGEAADSERSNVNNESIVKFEHASIIWFPVFSPGQPMVWVSSPRLLKRYKRITEMTQEVPEPYTGSRKLRTREARGQRTLFFNIGFLTIDNGITNLSAWFPNGEELPAVIVDDADIGMIHDMALYRQSRVRLKEDQKVVDDNGFFNTEALPEGTILVFPIALRKTDATWNPFNGKRKAEMYLGGLESIGFGYCELTLKGV; translated from the coding sequence ATGTACAAACGCGCACACGGTATCATTGAAACCCTTTCTCCACTGCACGTTGGTGCGGCAGCTGGAGAAGAAAGCGGTAATTTGAACCTGATTTTCCGCGACCAGTTCACCCAAACTGGTATTATTCCTGCTAGTTCTCTACGCGGTCGCTTTCGTGCAGATATGCGTCAATGTTTTGATGACGAAGCGCAAGGAAATGCACAGGTTAACTATTGGTATGGCGAAGCAGCGGACTCGGAGCGATCAAATGTCAATAACGAGTCTATCGTTAAATTTGAACACGCATCAATTATCTGGTTTCCCGTATTTAGTCCCGGACAACCAATGGTTTGGGTGAGTTCTCCCCGTCTCCTCAAACGCTACAAACGCATTACTGAAATGACTCAAGAAGTACCCGAACCTTATACCGGTTCTCGCAAGCTGAGGACACGCGAAGCACGGGGTCAAAGAACCTTGTTTTTTAACATCGGATTTTTGACAATCGATAATGGCATCACAAACCTATCGGCGTGGTTTCCGAATGGTGAAGAATTACCTGCGGTTATCGTTGATGATGCTGACATTGGGATGATTCACGACATGGCGCTTTATCGCCAAAGTCGAGTCAGGCTTAAAGAAGACCAAAAAGTAGTTGATGATAACGGATTTTTTAATACAGAAGCGTTACCAGAAGGAACGATTTTAGTGTTTCCAATCGCATTACGGAAAACGGACGCAACATGGAACCCTTTCAATGGTAAGCGGAAGGCTGAAATGTACCTTGGTGGACTAGAATCGATTGGTTTTGGATACTGCGAGTTGACACTTAAGGGGGTATAG